Below is a window of Barnesiella propionica DNA.
AATTATATTTTATTCTTTTCTTATATATACGCAGTAATTATCCTTATACGTATTGATATATTTATGTATATTAAAATCTTTGTCGTAAAAAAAGATTTCTTTATAAGTTGTGTCAATAGTACTTTGTTTTACAGTTACATACTCTTCTCCTTGTTTCTTAATAATATAACGGCAGTCGGCGTATGAATAAATTCGTACAACCGGAAAAATTTCTCTTGCGGATTTATAAATAAAAGAAGTGTCATTTAAAAAGAATGTTGGAATGGAATCTATTTTGAGAAATTCCCCGAAGTCATTACTCCTATGTCGTTTTTCCCATAAATTATTGCCAATTCTGAAATAAAGGCTTTCGTAAACTGTCATATTCGATATATGGGTTGAGATTAATATACTGTCTTGAGAAATTTTTTTAATAACTATGCTATCTCCGATCATTCTTTTTTCAGTAACATGAGAACTATCCGGTTCGTAATATAATACATAAGATGTTTCTTTGCTTAATTTGTTATTGCAAGATAGAGCAAATAGTCCTATCATGACGAAGAACAGAGTTTTGATATAAGTTTTCATAATATAATTATTTATACAAAATGTTTGCTTCTTTTTGTGCCATCTCTCTTTCTCCCAACCATTGTTTGAATGCCGGTCTGTCTTCGGGCAGCGCATAAAAATTTACCTGTGAGCTCATAATCTTAAAAATTTATTTGTTATAGGAAACGAATTCCACTTTTACGTTTTCTACTTCCTTGTTCTATGTCTTTTATGGCATCTCTTTCCCTGATTACATGTGTGCCGTTCTTGTTTTATTCTTTTCTTATATATACGCAGTAATTATCCTTATACGTATTGATATATTTATGTATATTAAAATCTTTGTCGTAAAAGAAGATTTCTTTATAAGTTGTGTCAATAATACTTTGTTTTACAGTTACATACTCTTCTCCTTGTTTCTTAATAATATAACGGCAGTCGGCAAATGAATATGCTAGAACAATAGGAATAAATTCTAATGCAGATTTGTAGAAAAAAGAAGTGTCTTTTGTAGAAAAAGTTATTATCGAATCGATTCCTAATATTTCTCCGAAATCATTACCTCTGTAATGCCGTTCGACCAAATTACCATTATGCAAAAAGAATAAATTTTCTTTATAATCACCATTTGAATATTTTAAAAACAACATGCTGTCTTTTTGATAATATTCGATTATTATACTATCTCTGGGAAATAGATTGTCAGAAACAAAAGAACTATCTTCATTAAAAGATAATAAAAAAGATTCTTTTTTTCTTAAGCTGTTATTACAACATAATAACAAAAGAGCAACGATAATAGATAAAATAATATTATTATAAGTTTTCATGATATAATTATTTATACAAAATGTTTGCTTCTTTTTGTGCCATCTCTCTTTCTCCCAACCATTGTTTGAATGCCGGTCTGTCTTCGGGCAGCGCATAAAAATTTACCTGTGAGCTCATAATTATAATCCTAATTTGATGTGATCTAGTTTATGGTTCTCATATTGTTCTACAAAAAGTCTTGTAGCATAATCGGCTTGTCTCGTCTTGTATTTGACCAGGAAATTTTTTTTAAAATCCCTGAAAAGTTTCGCCGCCCATTTAAGGAAATCCTCATCGAAGTCTACCCATTGCCCGGCTTTATTGAAATCCCCTTTTTGATAATATAAACGGCATTGCATTAATTCTTGTTCAAGAATCCAGGGTAAGCTGAATTCAACGGCTTGATTACCAAATGATTCTAAAAAAAAGCAGTTTAATTCACTTATATATTTATATTTTATTTCAGGCAACCATTTTTTTAATAATAAATATACTTGTCTATTATCCGAATCGTTAATGTCCAAAAAAGGAATCGGGTTGATATTCTTTGTGCGTTCTTCAATAACTAATATCTCTCTTTCTTCCAACCATTGTTTGAATGCCGGTCTGTCTTCGGGCAGCGCATAAAAATTTACCTGTGAGCTCATAATTATAATCCTAATTCGATGTGATCTAGTTTATGGTTCTCATATTGTTCTACAAAAAGTCTTGTAGCATAATCGGCTTGTCTCGTCTCGTATTTGACCAGGAAATTTTTTTTAAAATCCCTGAAAAGTTTCGCCGCCCATTTAAGGAAATCCTCATCGAAGTCTACCCATTCTCCTGTTTCAATAAAAAATCCTTTTTTATAATATAAACGGCATCGCATTAATTTGTCTCCCAAAAAATGAGGTAAGCTGAATTCAACGGTTTGATTACCAAATGATTCTAAAAAAAAACAGTTTGATTTACTTGTATATTCATATTTTATTTCAGGCAACCATTTTTTTAATAAAAGATATACTTGCCAATTATCCGAATCGTTAATGTCGCAAAAAGGAATCGGATTGATATTCTTTGTACGGCTTCCAATAACTAATATCTCTCTTTCTTCCAACCATTGTTTGAATGCCGGTCTGTCTTCGGGCAGTGCATAAAAATTTACCTGTGAGCTCATAATTATAATCCTAATTCGATGTGATCTAGTTTATGGTTCTCATATTGTTCTATAAAAAGTCTTGTAGCATAATCGGATTGCCTTGTCTCGTATTTGACCAGGAAATTTTTTTTAAAATCCCTGAAAAGTTTCGCCGCCCATTTAAGGAAATCCTCATCGAAATCTACCCATTGCCCGGCTTTATTGAAATCCCCTTTTTGATAATATAGACGGCATTGCATTAATTCATCTCCCAAAAAATGAGGTAGGTTGAATTCAACGGTTTGATTACCATAGTTTTTTAAGAAAAAACAATTTAAATCTTTTTCATATCGAAAATGTAAAACGGGTAGCCATTTTTTTAATAAAAGATGTACTTGCCAATTTTCTTCATCGGCTATGTCCAAAAAAGGAATCGGGTTGATATTCTTTGTACGGCTTCCAATAACTAATATCTCTCTTTCTTCCAACCATTGTTTGAATGCCGGTCTGTCTTCGGGCAGCGCATAAAAATTTACCTGTGAGCTCATAATCTTAAAAATTTATTTGTTATAGGGAACGAATTCCACTTTTACGTTTTTTACTTCCTGTTCTATGTCTTTTATGGCATCTCTTTCCCTGATTACAGGGGTGCCGTTCTTGTTTTATTCTTTTCTTATATATACGCAGTAATTATCCTTATACGTATTGATATATTTATGTATATTAAAATCTTTGTCGTAAAAAAAGATTTCTTTATAAGTTGTGTCAATAGTACTTTGTTTTACAGTTACATACTCTTCTCCTTGTTTCTTAATAATATAACGGCAGTCGGCGTAGGAATAAGTTCGTACAACCGGAAAAATTTCTCTTGCGGATTTATAAATAAAAGAAGTGTCATTTAAAAAGAATGTTGGAATGGAATCTATTTTGAGAAACTCCCCGAAATCATTATATCTATATCGCTTTTCCCATAAATTATTGCCAATTCTGAAATAAAGGCTTTCGTAAACTGTCATATTCGATATATGGGTTGAGATTAATATACTGTCTTGAGAAATTTTTTTAATAACTATGCTATCTCCGATCATTCTTTTTTCAGTAACATGAGAACTATCCGGTTCGTAATATAACACATAAGATGTTTCTTTGCTTAATTTGTTATTGCAAGATAGAGCAAATAGTCCTATCATGACAAAGAACAGAGTTTTGATATAAGTTTTCATAATATAATTATTTATACAAAATGTTTGCTTCTTTTTGTGCCTGTTCAAAAGCCTGTTTATAGTCTTTATCGATTGTCAGCAACTGCTCTTGTACGGATTTATATTTTAGATATCCTTTATGACCGGTATCTTTGTTCTTCAAAGCCTGGTGATCCTTATTTTGAGAGTTAACTTTTTTACCGTTAATTTGGTCCGCCACTTTATAACCATGGATTTGCATTTCGTGTGCAAGAGTTTCTCCTATCTCTGCTTTATAAGACGCATAAGAAACTACTTTAATAGTTACTGTAGCTGTTTTGCTTGTTTTATCTTTGCTGACTTCATAACTCCCTGTTCCTGATTCTGCAGGAACATTTGCTGTTTCACTGGAATATGAGTAATCCCAGATATTCAATGTATGATCATTTAATGCTCCATTTTCGGTAAATTTGTATCCTCCTACTACGTCTCCTTCTTTAGCAAATTGAGAGATAAAGGCTCGTCCTTCTTTTGTCTTCATATAGTCTGTCATCGCCTCTTCCGTTTTAGGAGAGAGTCCTGGCTGTGATATTAGTTTACTACTATTATTGGAATGAGTTACATTATATTGTCTAACAACTTTTCCGTCCATATCGACGAACTTCATAGGGTTATTCGCCACATAAGCGTAAGGCGACAGATGGTAATACTGTTCGCAAAGTGTGTCGATAGAGATAAAGCGGTTGTAAATCGAGTACCGGTATCATACCAATATAGCTTGTTTTTAATATTCTGGATACTTAAAGTAAAAATTCCACCTTACCCAATTCATGGTTTTCGAATTTTCTAAGAAACTCCCGTGTCGCGTAATTCTTATAACCTCGATTCTCGAATCTTATAAGGAATTCTTTTTTAAAATCTCTGAAAAGTTTCGCCGCCCATTTAAGGAAATCCTCATCGAAATCTACCCATTGCCCGGCTTTATTGAAATCCCCTTTTTGATAATATAGACGGCATTGCATTAATTTATCTCCCAAAAAATGAGGTAGGTTGAATTCAACGGTTTGATTACCATAGTTTTTTAAGAAAAAACAATTTAAATCTTTTTCATATCGAAAATGTAAAACGGGTAGCCATTTTTTTAATAAAAGATGTACTTGCCAATTTTCTTCATCGGCTATGTCCAAAAAAGGAATCGGGTTGATATTCTTTGTACGGCTTCCAATAACTAATATCTCTCTTTCTTCCAACCATTGTTTGAATGCCGGTCTGTCTTCGGGCAGTGCATAAAAATTTATCTGTGAGCTCATAATTATAATCCTAATTTGATGTGATCTAGTTTATGGTTCTCATATTGTTCTACAAAAAGTCTTGTAGCATAATCGGCTTGTCTCGTCTTGTATTTGACCAGGAAATTTTTTTTAAAATCCCTGAAAAGTTTCGCCGCCCATTTAAGGAAATCCTCATCGAAATCTACCCATTGCCCAGCTTTATTGAAATCCCCTTTTTGATAATATAGACGGCATTGCATTAATTCTTGTTCAAGAATCCAGGGCAAGCTGAATTCAACGGCTTGATTACCAAATGATTCTAAAAAAAAGCAGTTTAATTCACTTATATATTTATATTTTATTTCAGGCAACCATTTTTTTAATAATAAATATACTTGTCTATTATCCGAATCGTTAATGTCCAAAAAAGGAATCGGGTTGATATTCTTTGTGCGTTTTCCAATAACTAATATCTCTCTTTCTTCCAACCATTGTTTGAATGCCGGTCTGTCTTCGGGCAGTGCATAAAAATTTACCTGTGAGCTCATAATCTTAAAAATTTATTTGTTATAGGGAACGAATTCCACTTTTACGTTTTTTACTTCCTGTTCTATGTCTTTTATGGCATCTCTTTCCCTTATTACAGGTGTGCCGTTCTTGTTCTCTTTACCTACTTGTATATACCGTTCTTCTTTTGTTTCAGGGTGTTTACCGAAAACATCCACGAACCTTCCCCGTTTCTTTCCATTGGGTGTCTGAATGTATTTTTCATTGGTAACATCAAATCCTTTGTCTTTTAATTTTATTTCCATTTCTTTAATTTTCCCCTTGATGTTTCGGTCCTCTTTTTTCGAAATGATTGATAATGTTTATAATCGTTTTGAAACAACATTGATCTTATTAGTGTAATTGTATATTATAAGAATTTGGTTGGTGTATATCTCCGTCCTATTTTAAGCTTTCATCGTAATTGTAATTTTCCAAAGTCCAAGTAATAAAAATTTCTTGTATTAATTCTCCTAAAGAATGATAGATTATTTCAGGGGTACTTTTTGTATAATCACAATCCCATTCTCAAAATACAATATTATGATTGTGAAGATCAAAACAATAATGATTTCCATAACCATTTGGGCAGAATGGAACTAAGTGAAGAGGCATAGGATTATTTGCTTCAAAATGTTCAAATATACAGGTATTTTCTAGATTTATTTCTGTATATTTTTTATCTGTTAGAATATTATGAATTCCTAAAATAATATCTCCCATCATTGATAATCCATTTGTCTTGAATAAAAATATTTATAACTTCAAGAAATTCTAATTTATATTTCTTCTCAAAAAGACTAATGCCTTCTTTTTGGGCTGCGGGGAAATATGATATTATTTTATCAGAAAAGGACATTAGTTCCTCAAGTACCTTATTTATTAAGATGGTCTTTGTATTCATTTCTCCAATATTCTTTTTTTTGCTTTGTTAAACTCATTTCTGTCAATACCACTCGAATTTTTTATTAGGATGATTTACTTTATCGTTTCCCACCCTTCGATGATCCTTTTTATGCATTTCTTTAAAAAGAACATTTTAGTTCTGTCCATCATGGTGAATTTCAACAGTAGTACTATTTTTTTAAATGTTGGAGCATTACCAGTTTTTGAAGGTGGGACTAAAAGGTACCTATTTTTATGGATTCTGAGAAACGTTATCATATGAAAAATTAAATATCTGGCATAACTAAAATATTAGTTTATGTCATATAATCAAAATATTTACTCGATAATTTCAAAATAAAAATCAACACAATTGAATTTAATAAAACCTACAGGAGAAGAGTCAAATTTAAATTCTATTGTATATACATGTTCTTTTTTAATATATGAAAAGTTTGTTATTTCTATTTTTCCGATTGTATATGGATTTTTAAATTCAAAATCGAACCTTGCATTATGAACCAAAGAAAAGAAAAGTTTTGTTCTTATATTCATAAAATCGAAAGATTCAACTAAATCTTGTTGACCATTCCAATCTATTTCTATCTCTATGTTAACAGGATGGGTATTAGTATCTTCTATCCATTTTATTCCTTTAATACCAGACTCTTCCAGTACTATTTTATCAATTTCTTCATTTTTGTAAATGAGTTTTTTCATAATTATTTCGTTTTTATAGCAGTACCATTTTTAATTCTTTCAATTTCTTCATAAGTTGGAACATGGGTGTCTTTATTTGATATTCCGGTTTTAACCGTTCCATCTGGTAGTTTATTTGAGTATGATTTATGGGTATGACTAGTTCCGTGATTGATTTGAGTCTTTTTATCGAAATGTGTTTTATCCTGTAAAATATCGGTACGGCTGCCATCTGGATGAGTATATGATCCTTTTTGTGTAGTTTTTGTATCAATAATTTTGCCGTCAGTATCTCCAATGAATCTAGCTTTTTGGGAGTTTTGAGATGTTTTATTTATGGTTTTAGCAGTGTCGACCGCCTTGTCAGCACCTCTGAGTGCTTTAATCCCGGCACCGGCTCCTCCCGGTATTCCCGGTAAAGCCAGAGCCATGGCATCGGCCATTATTCCTATGCCATCGACAATAGCTCCCCCTATATTTTTAGTCTTGATATTATCTATCAGGCTGTTTACCCCTATGGAGAGACTGGTAAAGTCCCAGGCGGATTCAAACCATTTGCCGTTCCTGTCGGCAAACTTAAGCGGATTATTCGCCGCATAAGCGTAAGGCGACAGATGGTAATATTGTTCGCAAAGGGGGTCGATAGAGATAAAGCGGTTGTATAGCGGGTCTCTCCACCGCGCCCCGTTGTCGTAGAGGTGCAAGCCCAGTATGCTCTCGAACTCCATGTTCAGGTGCAGCCGGTTGTCTGTAGCAAGCGGTCCGTACAGGCTGGTGGGGATTCCCGACGGATAGTAGTCTGTCACCTGCTCGCGCGTCCCGTTCTCGTTCAGTATCATTACATTACTGCCCAGATGGTCGCGATAGTAATAGTGATATACATACGCCTTCGTCCCCTCGTCGTAGGTGATAAAGCCTCCGTCGAAACATATCCTGTCCAGAACAGAGAACGGTTTGTACGTGAAATTGTTTACGTAATGCAGCGATTCCGATCCTATGACGGGAGTTGTTTCCAGGCTGTCCTTTTCCAGTTCTCCCGGGAATTCCTGCAAGCTGTCTCTGTCCAGAACGGGACTGAGCAGGCGGGTGTTTCTCCAGGATTTCGAAACCGCCAGTTTTCGTCCGTCCGCCGCATAGCTGATACCGATGCGGTCATGTCCCCCGAAAGAGAATTCGGAAGGAAGATTCAACAGATTGAAAGATACGGACTGTATTCCTCTGGACAGATCTTTTATGCGATTCCCGTTGGCATCGTATGCCAGCCCCGGCATATAGACTCCCTGTGTAATCTGCGGTAGTTCCGACAGGTACCTGTCGTTTCCTTCGTCCCTCACCCAGTTTATCTGGTTCCCCTTGTAGGTGAATACGATGGCGTCTTCTCTGGAATCTTTCCAATGCCTGTTGATGCGGGTGATATTTCCGTTCAGGTCGTAAAAGAATTCTTCGTCGAAGTATGAAAAAACGCTTCTGGGATTGGTTAGTTCCGCCTTTGTCATCCGGTTGAGCCCATCGTACCGGTATGTCATCTGTTTGGTAACGGCCTGTGCTTTCCCTGAACTGTTTCGGGTAAAGCTGATTATGGTACTCGCTGTGATATTCCCGTTATAATATACCGGCCCGTCGCTGCAGAACGGGTTGGACGTATAGGCATTTACCTGCCAGAAGTGATTCCCTGCCCGTATGCTGTATATCCATCCTCTTATGTTGTAAGAGTAAGTTTCGGCCGCCAGATTTCCCGGTTTCCTCTGGCTGAGACGTCCCAGATTATCGTAGGTGAGGGAGGAGATCGTCCTCTCGGGTTGTCCGTCGATGGAATGTTTCGTTATCGTGGGTCTTCCCGCCCCGTCGTATTCGTAGGTGTATACTTCGGTATGGGATTGTTTTCCGGATGTCTGAGGGGCATTCCGGAGTATCATGGATGTTATGTTCTGCGTGTGTATCTTTTTTACGGGCTGTCCCCTGAAGTTATATTCCGTACTTTCGATATCCATTCCCCCCAGATGATTATTGGCGGCGGACTGTATCACTCTACCTTCGTAGTCGTAATAGAATACCGTTTTCAGGAACCCTCCGCTTTCGCTGTCCAGTATCCTGTCCCATTTTCCGGTGAGCATTCCCAGGTGTTCGCCGGTACTCCCGTCTGTTCCGTGGCGGGTATCCGGAATGCCTTCAGGTATATTATAAGCATAAGCGGTCCTGTCCGCCATAAGTTTTTTAAATGAATAACCGTCGTAAAAACTGACGGTGAGCAGTTGCACGCCGGTCAGGGAAATATCAGCCGGGAGCAGATATCCCGTACCCTGGAAGCTGTTTTCGCTTCCGTTCCATTCCGCATATACCGCTTTGCCGGCGATATCGGGTAACGTGGTGTTCCTGCATATTCCCGACAAGACCTGGCGGTTCATCCGGTCCGGAATATTAAAGGTCCATTCCCCCTTGGCGCGCTGATTTCCGTCCTGGGAAAAGACGGGATAGGACATTTTATCATATACTGTCTTTACCCAGTCGGTTCCCGGGAACCTTCTTTCCACACAACGTCCCAGCCCGTCGAACCGGTACACGTAGGCCGATTCCCGAAGGACTTCAAAGTCTGCATCCCAGCTACTGTTCGTCCTTAGCATATCCGAAGCCTTCGGAGACAGCACGAAAACCCGGTTTCCTTTTTTATCGTACACGTGGCAGGTGCTGGAGGCTGTCGTTCCGTTCATTTGCCGGAACATCACCAGCCGCCCCTGCTTGTCGGTAAAAGAGTAGGAGGGATTCCCGTCCTCGTCGGCGGAGAGGGTCACGTATAAAGTTCCCGGAGCATAATTCCCCTGTTTGTAGAGGACTCCGTTCTCTTCATAATAATAAGGAGCCGCCAGCTCCCCGGCCGAAGTATTCGTCAGGTATTCCGTCCTGCGGGCGTGGCCTCCGTTCACCCTCCAGTCTTTTCCCGGTCCGTATTCTTCCCGGGGGCGGTTAAGCATGGCATTTTCGTAGAATGTTTCGGAAAAGGGATGTGTTTCGTTCGGATAAACCCCCGACAGTACATTTTGTAAATGTTGTACGGTGACGAAATTTCCGTTATTTCCGCTTACCGGAGCCGGGTTCCATTCGCGGCAGGGCAGTCCACGCTCGTTATACTCGGTGTAGGTGATAAGGTCGGTGTTTCCTCCGGTAAAATTTTTCCGTACCGTTTCCCGCGGCATTCCCAACCCGTCGAAATACTGAATGGTGACGAGCGACTTGTTCTCATCGATGGCACTCTCCTCAGCAAAAGGCTGCAGGGGTTCTATGGCTTTGATGTAATTATGGCCCCTGTCCTGTCCTATAGCCTGGAATATGTACAGGATAGAAATATACAGGATGAGGGATCGTATATAAAACTGTTTCATAATATATTAAGCTGCTAAGGTTTAAGATTATATTCGTATTTTTTAATAAAGTAGGAATTATAATCCCTTATATTTTTAAGCCGTCCGTACGGATCGTATTCGTAAGTCGTGGTGATACCTCTTACATCGGTTTCGGAAATCGGCCCTATGGACGGATAATAAAGAAGAGTCGTCATTTCGTTTTCCGGTAATCTGTCCCGCAATTTGTTCAGCCAGTTCCCGATATCGGACAGGTAGAAAAGCCGGTTCCGGCTCGTTCCTATCGCCTCCAGTATGTTGTCTGTTTCCTGTGCGCTTTTTCTTTTGATCTCGGCGACCGGATGCGCTCCTTTATATGCCCAGAGGAAAGAGGCGAGTATTTCTCCTTTGTAAGATATCTGGGATATTTTGTTCTGGAAATACTGGTATTCGAATTCGGGGACATTGATAAATGCTGTTAAAGCATCGGAAGCGCGCGGCGTTTTTCCCAGGTCGAAACCCGATGCGGGAACGGGAGAGGAAATGTCGGCCGTATAAGTCCGGAGCAATAATAAGGTCTGCGGATCATAAACCATGCGTTTTGCCTCCACGATATATCCGTTGACGGTTCTTACTTCTGTTTCCACTTTATCGCAGAAAGAACCGTTCGCCGGCATCAGGTAGGAATAATAAACGACCTCATAGTTCCTGTCGGAGCGCTCCCGCTCTTCACTTAACGGAAGCTTCATAAGATATAAGTTATAGTCTCTTTCAAGGTTTTCATACGGATAGGTATAACGTACCGTATTGGTTATGGGGTTATCACCCCCTCTGTATTCCGTCTCCCTTTTCATTTTTAGCAGTTTTTTATAGGGCTGCAGCTTGAAGTTGGAAGAAAAATAATCCTTCGTAGGAGATTTTTTGACATTTATTACTTTGTCTTTTCCATTTTCGTCTTTTACAGTTTCTTCTACAATGACCCCCAATCCCGCTAACCGGAAATCGGCTGTTGCGAACATACCGGCCGAGAACCAGTGGGCTACCGGGTCTTCTTTAACGGAATATTCATATTCTACTGTTTTTACGATGGAGTCGGGTTGTTGCGGATCCCAGTATTCCTGTTTGACCAGATTTCCCCGTTTATGCGCATTTGACGTAAAGAAACGGTTGGCTGCGGGTTGCAGGGGATTTAAATAGAAAGTTCCGTTTTCTCCTTCGTCTTCCGTATCGCGCCCGCTATTAAAATAATGAGTTATACGGGGTAATGTCCGGAAATCTTTATTTCCGATATCCCCGTATACTTCGTCTACCTTTTGATATTCTATCTTGGGCTCTCCCTGTATTGTATTGTATAATCCTGAAGTGGATTGAGTGGCAAGCCTATAACAGACCTCGGGAACCTGCTCTCCCTCTACCGATAAAATCAGGGCGAAAGATTCTGAGAAATAATCGATGTAGGCGGGTAAATTGCCTCGGGAATATAGCCCGTCTTCGTAAATAAAATTTTTGGTGACGGTGCGGTCGAAGAAATTCGCATTTATTTTTTTAATCCGCAGGCCTCCACCCTGCTTCATATGCATTTTTTGAGGAGCTTTGATCTGTTTGATATATGAAATATGTATTTTTCCGTACAATATATAAGGGGAACATTCCCGGTTATAATCCTGTCGAAGCCTTTCGGGAAAATCGGCGTGCGGATTATGGAGTTCCAGTGTATAATATCCTCCTTCCTTAAGTTCGATATCAAATCCGTTCGGTTTCTTTTCAACGGCAGGTAAGTCTACATATACCCTGTTTGTTTCGATTCCGTTCTTTTTTATGGAAATAAAAGGAACATTAGAATTGTCATATGTGCCCGGTGCTGTAAAATTGTGGTCGTTCTTAAGTTCACATCCGTTTGTCGTTTTAATTTCATCAATATAAAGGTAATAATATTTACTTAAGTCTATAGATATTTTAGGCGTTTTTTCGGATTCGTCCACATGAATAGAAGAAGAAATAACATCGTTAGGGCCGAAATTTCCTAATCCGCATAATGTAGTGAGTATGGTATCGTACACGGCTTCAGTCATGTAAGGTTTTATAGGAGTAAACGATTCCGAAGAATAAGTGTGCGGTTCCCATGTGAAATGAACCGATCCTCCTGTCGGATAGGTAATGTCTGTGAGAGTCCCGTACAAAGGATATGAAGGGCTCGGTTCCCGGTTTGCCCCTTCTCCTTTACCTTGGTTATATCCCGGATGGCTGAATTTGGGAATATGGATTGTCGCAGGATATTCGTTGTTATATCCCCAATGGTCGATACCTGCCGAATAGTCTTTATACCAGGGCATATCGTGATTGCCGTAATAACCGAATTCGTATAATCGCTGCCGTCCGTTTCCATTTTCATCTAATGCTTCTTCGTCGATACGGTCGAGACAAAGGGCGAATTTAGTTTTGTTCTTAAATGACCGGAAATAGGAATAAGTGAAATTGTAGCGTTTGATATATTCTTCCTGCATATTCTGAACATAGAGTTTATCGAGCCGGGTATGGTCTTCCGGGATATCTTCCCGGGAGACGGTATTGTCGGTTATGAACGTCACGACGGCGTCTTCGGCAATAATCCGGTCCAGTCTTTTGGGCGACACGGAGATTTTTCGGTAGGGAATATTGTTGGTATTCAAATAGGATGAATAATAGTTATCATAATCAGG
It encodes the following:
- a CDS encoding DUF6443 domain-containing protein, which translates into the protein MKQFYIRSLILYISILYIFQAIGQDRGHNYIKAIEPLQPFAEESAIDENKSLVTIQYFDGLGMPRETVRKNFTGGNTDLITYTEYNERGLPCREWNPAPVSGNNGNFVTVQHLQNVLSGVYPNETHPFSETFYENAMLNRPREEYGPGKDWRVNGGHARRTEYLTNTSAGELAAPYYYEENGVLYKQGNYAPGTLYVTLSADEDGNPSYSFTDKQGRLVMFRQMNGTTASSTCHVYDKKGNRVFVLSPKASDMLRTNSSWDADFEVLRESAYVYRFDGLGRCVERRFPGTDWVKTVYDKMSYPVFSQDGNQRAKGEWTFNIPDRMNRQVLSGICRNTTLPDIAGKAVYAEWNGSENSFQGTGYLLPADISLTGVQLLTVSFYDGYSFKKLMADRTAYAYNIPEGIPDTRHGTDGSTGEHLGMLTGKWDRILDSESGGFLKTVFYYDYEGRVIQSAANNHLGGMDIESTEYNFRGQPVKKIHTQNITSMILRNAPQTSGKQSHTEVYTYEYDGAGRPTITKHSIDGQPERTISSLTYDNLGRLSQRKPGNLAAETYSYNIRGWIYSIRAGNHFWQVNAYTSNPFCSDGPVYYNGNITASTIISFTRNSSGKAQAVTKQMTYRYDGLNRMTKAELTNPRSVFSYFDEEFFYDLNGNITRINRHWKDSREDAIVFTYKGNQINWVRDEGNDRYLSELPQITQGVYMPGLAYDANGNRIKDLSRGIQSVSFNLLNLPSEFSFGGHDRIGISYAADGRKLAVSKSWRNTRLLSPVLDRDSLQEFPGELEKDSLETTPVIGSESLHYVNNFTYKPFSVLDRICFDGGFITYDEGTKAYVYHYYYRDHLGSNVMILNENGTREQVTDYYPSGIPTSLYGPLATDNRLHLNMEFESILGLHLYDNGARWRDPLYNRFISIDPLCEQYYHLSPYAYAANNPLKFADRNGKWFESAWDFTSLSIGVNSLIDNIKTKNIGGAIVDGIGIMADAMALALPGIPGGAGAGIKALRGADKAVDTAKTINKTSQNSQKARFIGDTDGKIIDTKTTQKGSYTHPDGSRTDILQDKTHFDKKTQINHGTSHTHKSYSNKLPDGTVKTGISNKDTHVPTYEEIERIKNGTAIKTK
- a CDS encoding SMI1/KNR4 family protein, with translation MFLFKTNGLSMMGDIILGIHNILTDKKYTEINLENTCIFEHFEANNPMPLHLVPFCPNGYGNHYCFDLHNHNIVF
- a CDS encoding RHS repeat domain-containing protein, whose translation is MKKLFLLLFLTEICISTGLQAETASETTVQPTAGQYPCVLPPSPEASTLCKYTEFPVSYFYGLPQINIPLYELTYNDLTVPISISYHGGGIKATELSGRVGLGWALNAGGCISRSVCGYPDEVLINVGNSAPPANPEMLDIRIRGYHRLTNRDFELLEFIQNKKYSYEPNFHSTDHILNVLHPQNRFYQEYEGGYLDATPDRYSFNFLGYSGVFILTDEHHAVLQTDSPVELVDIRFPSYFSMRDKKGILYYFDEPEYSYHPYKSCSPDIGPTDIQNDTIKYVSSWHLSKIVTPQNDIIRFTYTENKKYDIESGVFASRTRADISVPDYDNYYSSYLNTNNIPYRKISVSPKRLDRIIAEDAVVTFITDNTVSREDIPEDHTRLDKLYVQNMQEEYIKRYNFTYSYFRSFKNKTKFALCLDRIDEEALDENGNGRQRLYEFGYYGNHDMPWYKDYSAGIDHWGYNNEYPATIHIPKFSHPGYNQGKGEGANREPSPSYPLYGTLTDITYPTGGSVHFTWEPHTYSSESFTPIKPYMTEAVYDTILTTLCGLGNFGPNDVISSSIHVDESEKTPKISIDLSKYYYLYIDEIKTTNGCELKNDHNFTAPGTYDNSNVPFISIKKNGIETNRVYVDLPAVEKKPNGFDIELKEGGYYTLELHNPHADFPERLRQDYNRECSPYILYGKIHISYIKQIKAPQKMHMKQGGGLRIKKINANFFDRTVTKNFIYEDGLYSRGNLPAYIDYFSESFALILSVEGEQVPEVCYRLATQSTSGLYNTIQGEPKIEYQKVDEVYGDIGNKDFRTLPRITHYFNSGRDTEDEGENGTFYLNPLQPAANRFFTSNAHKRGNLVKQEYWDPQQPDSIVKTVEYEYSVKEDPVAHWFSAGMFATADFRLAGLGVIVEETVKDENGKDKVINVKKSPTKDYFSSNFKLQPYKKLLKMKRETEYRGGDNPITNTVRYTYPYENLERDYNLYLMKLPLSEERERSDRNYEVVYYSYLMPANGSFCDKVETEVRTVNGYIVEAKRMVYDPQTLLLLRTYTADISSPVPASGFDLGKTPRASDALTAFINVPEFEYQYFQNKISQISYKGEILASFLWAYKGAHPVAEIKRKSAQETDNILEAIGTSRNRLFYLSDIGNWLNKLRDRLPENEMTTLLYYPSIGPISETDVRGITTTYEYDPYGRLKNIRDYNSYFIKKYEYNLKP